One window of Nicotiana tomentosiformis chromosome 11, ASM39032v3, whole genome shotgun sequence genomic DNA carries:
- the LOC138901845 gene encoding uncharacterized protein — MFGTVAHAGLIPLAPATSQAGGGVQTPAAHTLEPRAQVDHAPEVIPVQPVVPARPKVRAAVSEGEQLRLERYKKYHPPTFGSLDSKNAQGFLAKCHRILRTIDMFLKEYVPQRLRDAWRAEFEQLLQGSMTVSYSRAPVAAHHGKGYASRPIHLALLDSNGIPTTPRPQVPYYAPPVSTVPPGPQASQAMITAPVKTPPVQPARGGGRTSRGRPRGGGHARYYVLPARMEEITSDSVITSIVPLNKVTVKNMYPLPRINDLFNQLQAAIVFSKIDLRSSYHQLKIR; from the exons atgtttggcactgtAGCTcacgcagggttaattccacttgctcctgccacatctcaggctgggggaggagtacagactcccgccgcccataccctagagccacgggcccaggttgaccatgctccagaggttataccagtacaaCCAGTTGTCCCAGCTCGGCctaaggttagggcagcagtttcagaaggggagcagctcaggctcgagaggtacaagaagtaccaccctcccactttcggcagtttggattcaaagaatgctcagggttttcttgcgAAATGTCACCGCATCCTCCGTACTATAG atatgttcttgaaggagtatgttcctcagagacttagagatgcatggcgcgccgAATTTGAGCAGTTGCTCCAGGGCTCTATGACAGTATCATA ttctcgtgccccagttgcagcccatcatggtaAAGGCTATGCaagccgtcctattcatttagcacttcTAGATTCCaatggtattccgactactccaagacctcaagttccatattatgcaccgccagtgtctactgtacctcct ggccctcaggcttctcaggccatgatcacTGCACCAGTTAAAACCCCACCTgtacaaccagctagaggtggaggtcggacaagtagaggtcgccctagagggggaggacaTGCCAGATATTATGTCCTTCCTGCTAGGATGGAGGAAATtacatccgattctgttatcacaagtattgttccg ttgaacaaggttacagtgaagaacatgtatccattgccacgtattaatGACCTATTTAATCAGCTTCAGGCTGCCatagtattctctaagattgacttgcgttcaagctatcatcagttgaagattcggtag